In one Streptomyces mirabilis genomic region, the following are encoded:
- a CDS encoding FAD-dependent monooxygenase, producing MALGRARRVLIAGGGIGGLAAALALQRAGLEPVVFERAEALRDGGAGLHIWTNGVLALDCLGVAGQVLRTAPAQQVAHFSTHRGEVLGAWPVGDFVERYGAPTIAVERSVLHGVLREALHGSPVRTGAHVTGFEQDEDGVTVRFADGGSERGDLLIGADGIHGTVRDALFGPARNRYSGYIAWRGRSPLQHPDIPPGTFNAMFGPGTRFTYYDVAPGLVHWMSVANGPAGGRDAPGVREMLLRRHRGWGGPVADILAATPQEGIIRGDVEGRSPERRWGQGRVTLLGDAAHPITFNIGQGACQALEDALVLAEHLEHADDPIAALRRYERERRARTAPLQRIAWRIGRMGAVRNPLLIRAREAFMRKNWNTKAFAAAEKGQVAYGTRWAPARRPAPAPAAAPAATVD from the coding sequence ATGGCCCTTGGACGTGCCCGTCGCGTACTCATTGCTGGCGGAGGGATCGGCGGCCTGGCCGCGGCCCTCGCGCTCCAGCGCGCCGGTCTTGAGCCCGTCGTCTTCGAACGGGCCGAGGCACTGCGCGACGGCGGCGCGGGCCTGCACATCTGGACCAACGGCGTGCTCGCGCTGGACTGCCTGGGCGTGGCCGGACAGGTCCTGCGCACGGCCCCGGCCCAGCAGGTCGCGCACTTCAGCACCCACCGCGGCGAGGTGCTGGGCGCCTGGCCGGTCGGCGACTTCGTCGAGCGCTACGGCGCACCCACCATCGCCGTCGAGCGCTCCGTCCTGCACGGCGTGCTGCGCGAGGCCCTGCACGGCTCCCCGGTGCGCACCGGGGCCCACGTGACCGGCTTCGAGCAGGACGAGGACGGGGTCACCGTACGGTTCGCGGACGGCGGCAGCGAACGGGGCGACCTGCTGATCGGCGCCGACGGCATCCACGGCACGGTCCGCGACGCCCTCTTCGGCCCCGCCCGCAACCGCTACAGCGGCTACATCGCCTGGCGCGGCCGTTCCCCCCTGCAGCACCCGGACATCCCGCCGGGCACCTTCAACGCGATGTTCGGGCCCGGTACCCGCTTCACCTACTACGACGTCGCACCCGGCCTGGTCCACTGGATGAGCGTGGCCAACGGACCCGCGGGCGGCCGGGACGCGCCCGGCGTGCGGGAGATGCTGCTGCGCCGCCACCGCGGCTGGGGCGGCCCGGTGGCCGACATCCTCGCCGCCACCCCGCAGGAGGGCATCATCCGCGGCGACGTCGAGGGCCGCAGCCCCGAACGCCGGTGGGGCCAGGGCCGCGTCACCCTGCTCGGCGACGCCGCGCACCCCATCACCTTCAACATCGGCCAGGGCGCCTGCCAGGCCCTGGAGGACGCCCTGGTCCTCGCCGAGCACCTGGAGCACGCCGACGACCCCATCGCCGCGCTGCGCCGCTACGAGCGCGAACGCCGCGCCCGTACCGCGCCGTTGCAGCGCATCGCCTGGCGGATCGGGCGGATGGGCGCGGTGCGAAACCCGCTGCTGATCCGGGCGCGCGAGGCGTTCATGCGCAAGAACTGGAACACGAAGGCCTTCGCCGCCGCGGAGAAGGGCCAGGTCGCCTACGGCACCCGCTGGGCCCCGGCCCGCCGCCCGGCCCCCGCCCCGGCCGCCGCGCCGGCCGCCACCGTGGACTGA
- a CDS encoding DUF1772 domain-containing protein, protein METLVQTLAVVATMANAVVYGTDVFSAIVQRPALAHVDDAVLTSTMGQIHRFGDRRMPVPGVFGLLATVATAVAAGFGSRVTAAAAAAVAAAALVVWLAVYNKVSAPVNKELTDAALDCRTAPNARGLQRTWDSVINARVVLQAVALGAMCVALVAS, encoded by the coding sequence ATGGAAACCCTCGTACAGACCCTGGCCGTGGTGGCCACGATGGCCAACGCGGTGGTCTACGGCACCGACGTCTTCTCCGCGATCGTCCAGCGGCCGGCCCTCGCGCACGTCGACGACGCGGTGCTGACCAGCACCATGGGGCAGATCCACCGTTTCGGGGACCGCCGGATGCCCGTCCCAGGCGTCTTCGGCCTGCTCGCCACGGTGGCCACGGCCGTCGCGGCCGGGTTCGGCAGCCGCGTGACGGCGGCCGCCGCGGCCGCCGTCGCGGCGGCGGCCCTGGTGGTGTGGCTGGCCGTCTACAACAAGGTGAGCGCGCCGGTGAACAAGGAGCTGACCGACGCGGCGCTCGACTGCCGCACCGCGCCGAACGCGCGGGGCCTGCAGCGCACCTGGGACAGCGTCATCAACGCCCGGGTCGTGCTGCAGGCGGTGGCGCTGGGCGCGATGTGCGTGGCACTCGTGGCGTCCTGA